Proteins encoded within one genomic window of Microbacterium sp. zg-B185:
- a CDS encoding ABC transporter permease: MTWTQSIRTSAATARRESATRGVALWRVGVFVAGIALWAMIAAVGIVPAGLVPAPSAVVVALAQEVVTAGYWQALGLTLWGALAGLLAAAVVGIAIGVITGASAAAELSTRFLVDFGRAFPAIALIAVLVLILGRGIELKSVLVFVAVVFPIILQTQQGVRQVPSSVIETARSFRIPRALLVRRVMLPSATPSILTGLRLGASVGILVAIATEVLSGSPGIGNQITEAQMGANSALSFAYIVTAGLLGFAVNAGLEKLQTSLLKWRPAMGGDD, from the coding sequence ATGACGTGGACGCAATCCATCCGAACGAGTGCGGCGACGGCACGGCGCGAGAGCGCGACGCGGGGCGTGGCGCTCTGGCGGGTCGGTGTCTTCGTCGCGGGGATCGCCCTGTGGGCGATGATCGCCGCGGTGGGGATCGTCCCGGCAGGTCTCGTCCCCGCCCCTTCCGCCGTGGTCGTTGCCCTGGCGCAGGAGGTCGTCACCGCCGGATATTGGCAGGCGCTGGGGCTGACGCTGTGGGGAGCCCTGGCCGGGCTTCTCGCAGCCGCGGTCGTCGGCATCGCGATCGGTGTGATCACCGGCGCATCCGCTGCCGCTGAGCTGTCCACCCGCTTCCTGGTCGACTTCGGTCGGGCCTTCCCGGCGATCGCTCTCATCGCGGTGCTGGTCCTGATCCTCGGCCGTGGCATCGAGCTCAAGTCCGTCCTGGTGTTCGTAGCGGTGGTGTTCCCGATCATCCTGCAGACGCAACAGGGGGTGCGCCAGGTCCCGTCGTCGGTCATCGAGACGGCGCGGTCGTTCCGCATTCCCCGGGCGCTGCTGGTGCGCAGGGTCATGCTGCCGAGTGCCACACCGTCGATCCTGACCGGGCTGCGCCTGGGCGCATCGGTGGGCATCCTGGTGGCGATCGCCACCGAGGTGCTCAGCGGCTCACCCGGCATCGGCAACCAGATCACGGAGGCTCAGATGGGGGCGAACTCGGCCCTGTCCTTCGCGTACATCGTCACCGCCGGCCTCCTCGGGTTCGCCGTGAACGCCGGACTCGAGAAGCTGCAGACCTCGCTTCTGAAATGGCGTCCGGCGATGGGAGGGGATGACTGA
- a CDS encoding ABC transporter permease, giving the protein MKTKTYGPVATVLLQAWLPIALVALWFVASAASTSAFWPSLATILQTVVDWAASGQLWGDLLFSFGNYFAALALAILVGLGFGLAIGLLPYVGEVLSPYLDFFRTLPIVVFVPIVILVLGVGRGPKVFLIFLACVWPILLNCIEGVRSIAPSVFETARGYRIPLGLRIRRVVLPGAAPQIAVGIRLAVTIGLVMLVVSEMYGSTEGVGYFILQSGQRFQLAAAWGGTLLVGVIGWAFTVVYVLIEHRVLAWTREDADASRRVRISERRSK; this is encoded by the coding sequence ATGAAGACGAAAACGTATGGCCCCGTGGCGACCGTCCTTCTGCAGGCGTGGCTGCCGATCGCGCTGGTGGCGCTCTGGTTCGTCGCGTCGGCGGCCTCCACCTCCGCGTTCTGGCCGTCGCTGGCGACCATTCTGCAGACGGTCGTGGATTGGGCCGCCTCGGGCCAACTGTGGGGAGATCTTCTCTTCAGCTTCGGCAACTACTTCGCCGCCCTGGCCCTCGCGATCCTGGTGGGCCTGGGATTCGGGCTCGCGATCGGTCTGCTCCCGTACGTCGGCGAAGTGCTCTCGCCCTACCTCGACTTCTTCCGGACGCTCCCGATCGTGGTGTTCGTCCCTATCGTCATCCTCGTCCTGGGGGTGGGCCGAGGTCCCAAGGTCTTCCTGATCTTCCTCGCGTGCGTCTGGCCCATCCTGCTGAACTGCATCGAGGGCGTCCGCTCGATCGCACCGAGCGTGTTCGAGACCGCGCGCGGGTATCGGATCCCCCTCGGATTGCGGATCCGCCGAGTGGTCCTGCCGGGCGCTGCTCCGCAGATTGCCGTCGGCATCCGTCTGGCGGTGACCATCGGCCTGGTGATGCTGGTCGTCAGCGAGATGTACGGTTCGACCGAAGGCGTCGGCTACTTCATCCTGCAGAGCGGGCAGCGGTTCCAGCTCGCCGCCGCATGGGGCGGGACACTGCTCGTCGGCGTCATCGGCTGGGCGTTCACGGTCGTCTATGTCCTCATCGAGCACCGGGTGCTCGCGTGGACGCGTGAAGATGCGGACGCGTCGCGTCGCGTCCGCATCAGTGAAAGGAGAAGCAAGTGA
- a CDS encoding ABC transporter ATP-binding protein, whose product MTHDLTAEVALSAAHVGKSFGTGADRVAVIEDLHLEIRTGDITCLVGASGVGKTTLLRLLAGLATPSTGAVSLAGSVITEPVEQIAVVFQDYRGSLLPWMRVAQNVAFPLEGRKVPKAERLRRAQDALEVVGLGESADKYPWQLSGGMQQRVAIARALAYEAPIMLMDEPFGSLDAQTRFELEDLVLGLRDRLGITIVVVTHDIDEAVYLGDRVVVLGGRPSRIVDDVEVPLGRERNQLVTRATPTFVQLRTRVLEEIQEHGLVQQIAAT is encoded by the coding sequence GTGACTCATGACCTGACAGCGGAGGTGGCGCTCAGCGCCGCGCATGTGGGCAAGTCGTTCGGCACGGGCGCCGATCGGGTGGCGGTGATCGAGGACCTGCACCTGGAGATCCGCACCGGTGACATCACGTGCCTGGTGGGGGCCTCCGGTGTCGGCAAGACGACGCTCCTGCGCCTTCTGGCCGGCTTGGCGACTCCCAGCACCGGGGCGGTGTCCCTGGCGGGCAGCGTCATCACGGAACCGGTCGAGCAGATCGCGGTCGTCTTCCAGGACTACCGCGGATCGTTGCTGCCCTGGATGCGGGTGGCGCAGAACGTGGCCTTCCCCCTGGAAGGCCGCAAGGTCCCCAAGGCCGAGCGGCTTCGCCGCGCTCAGGACGCGCTGGAGGTGGTCGGCCTCGGCGAGAGCGCAGACAAGTACCCCTGGCAGCTGTCCGGCGGCATGCAGCAGCGGGTGGCGATCGCCCGCGCGCTGGCGTACGAGGCGCCGATCATGCTGATGGACGAGCCGTTCGGTTCGCTCGACGCCCAGACCCGCTTCGAGCTGGAGGATCTCGTCCTCGGGCTGAGGGACCGGCTGGGGATCACGATCGTCGTGGTCACGCACGACATCGACGAAGCCGTGTACCTCGGTGATCGCGTGGTCGTGCTGGGCGGGCGCCCGTCGCGGATCGTCGACGATGTCGAGGTGCCCCTCGGCCGGGAACGCAACCAGCTGGTCACCAGAGCGACGCCGACGTTCGTGCAGCTGCGCACCCGCGTCCTCGAGGAGATTCAAGAGCACGGATTGGTCCAGCAGATCGCTGCGACATGA
- a CDS encoding fumarylacetoacetate hydrolase family protein — MTSMGPEAPFALARYHDGAGVRLGLVAGDRIRPLDREDLGAADLNDFLAADDWDRLERLVDADGPWRPLAEVTLTAPVQPRHVLQAGANYRTHVIQLIMGGIAKEDRGVAPDVLRARAERVMDARAASGKAIIFLGLAGCVVGADEPLVLPAYSDQHDWELELAVVIGREAFRVTPEAAPAHIAGYTIANDITTRDLVFPGGPGDLGADWFRSKNAPGFLPTGPFLVPARFVDPRDARVVLELNGEVMQDSTTAELIYDVPALVSDASQTTRLFPGDMILTGSPAGNGQHWGRFLRDGDVMTGRISMLGEQVVRCVAAGDQ, encoded by the coding sequence ATGACCAGCATGGGGCCCGAGGCACCTTTTGCGCTTGCCCGTTACCACGACGGCGCGGGCGTGCGTCTTGGTCTGGTGGCAGGCGACCGCATCCGTCCATTGGACAGGGAAGACCTGGGCGCCGCGGACCTGAACGACTTCCTCGCCGCCGATGACTGGGACCGGCTGGAGAGGCTCGTGGACGCCGACGGTCCGTGGCGGCCGCTGGCCGAGGTGACGTTGACCGCACCCGTCCAACCACGTCACGTGCTGCAAGCGGGCGCGAATTACCGCACCCACGTGATCCAGCTGATCATGGGCGGCATCGCCAAAGAGGATCGTGGCGTGGCGCCGGACGTGCTCCGCGCACGGGCCGAACGGGTGATGGACGCACGCGCGGCCAGTGGCAAGGCGATCATCTTCCTCGGGCTTGCCGGCTGCGTCGTCGGAGCCGATGAGCCGCTGGTGCTTCCGGCATACAGCGACCAGCATGACTGGGAGCTGGAGCTCGCGGTCGTCATCGGACGGGAGGCGTTCCGCGTGACGCCGGAAGCAGCGCCGGCGCACATCGCCGGTTACACGATCGCAAACGACATCACCACCCGCGACCTCGTCTTCCCGGGTGGCCCGGGAGACCTGGGAGCGGACTGGTTCCGTTCCAAGAACGCCCCGGGCTTCCTGCCGACCGGCCCGTTCCTGGTTCCGGCGCGGTTCGTCGATCCGCGCGACGCCCGAGTGGTCCTGGAGCTGAACGGCGAGGTCATGCAGGACTCGACGACCGCGGAGCTGATCTACGACGTCCCCGCCCTCGTCTCCGACGCCTCCCAGACCACGCGTCTGTTCCCCGGCGATATGATCCTGACCGGCAGCCCGGCGGGGAACGGTCAGCACTGGGGACGGTTCCTCAGGGACGGTGACGTGATGACCGGTCGGATCTCGATGCTGGGCGAGCAGGTCGTCCGGTGCGTCGCCGCGGGCGATCAGTGA
- a CDS encoding LysR family transcriptional regulator: protein MEEDPLLSRLDLNLLVSLDALLRERNVTRAAERLYLSQPSLSTALARLRVHFDDELLARRGNTYELTPLATRLLEHTTVALSTVRRVFESQARWNAGESTREFTIHGSDYALATIAPLVSRAARAEAPGVRFRFVPTSSPAIDDVIVRLASLDGILLPHGIVKDRPSLDLWRDDWVLLAAADNPLGDAVPTLADLSALPWVFTYQTRGAFTAVGRQLEQLGLQPRVEVVAESFALLHLFVEYTERLALIQRKLVPLVTRMGGLRTYELPFEAVPLIEALWWHPAHDNDPGHEWMRGVFSAAARELD, encoded by the coding sequence GTGGAAGAGGATCCGCTGCTGTCCAGGCTCGACCTGAATCTCCTGGTCTCCCTGGACGCTCTGCTCAGAGAGCGCAATGTCACGCGCGCAGCCGAGCGGCTCTACTTGAGCCAACCGTCCCTCAGCACCGCGCTGGCACGTCTCCGAGTCCACTTCGATGACGAACTGCTGGCCCGCCGCGGCAACACCTACGAACTGACGCCGCTCGCGACCCGTCTGCTGGAACACACGACCGTCGCACTCAGCACGGTGCGGAGGGTGTTCGAGAGCCAGGCCCGCTGGAATGCCGGTGAATCCACCCGCGAGTTCACGATCCACGGCTCCGACTATGCCCTTGCCACGATTGCCCCATTGGTGTCCCGGGCCGCCCGCGCCGAGGCTCCGGGAGTGAGGTTTCGCTTCGTGCCGACATCGAGCCCGGCCATCGACGATGTCATCGTCCGCCTGGCCTCACTGGATGGCATCCTCCTCCCGCACGGGATCGTCAAGGATCGGCCCAGCCTGGATCTGTGGCGCGACGACTGGGTGCTCCTGGCGGCGGCGGACAATCCGCTCGGTGACGCCGTTCCCACCCTCGCCGATCTCTCGGCGCTGCCCTGGGTCTTCACCTATCAGACCCGAGGGGCCTTCACCGCTGTCGGTCGCCAGCTCGAACAGCTGGGCCTGCAGCCGCGTGTGGAAGTGGTCGCGGAGAGCTTCGCCCTGCTGCATCTGTTCGTGGAGTACACCGAGCGACTGGCCCTCATCCAGCGAAAGCTCGTCCCACTCGTCACCAGGATGGGCGGCCTGCGTACCTACGAGCTCCCGTTCGAAGCCGTTCCCCTGATCGAGGCGCTGTGGTGGCATCCGGCACACGACAACGATCCCGGGCACGAATGGATGCGTGGGGTGTTCTCCGCAGCCGCCCGCGAGCTGGACTGA
- a CDS encoding VOC family protein, with protein MITLLSHLSYVALTTPEVEASVDFYVNQVGMTVVGRDDHGVYLRCWGDYYSYSLVIVAGDEVSLDSMAWRTTSAEALDAVVERVEAAGAAGEWFDAFGIGRAYRFVGPWGHTMVLHWEATHHRYTGGDLASTFPDRPQRRSKIAGAPRQLDHVTICASDVDAFAQWYSDVLGFRLMARTELEQAPISVFSVLTTNEKSHDLGVVLDGSTRAGRVNHFAFWYDTREEMLIAADLLMESGVHIEYGPTIHGIGEQSFLYYRDPSTMRVELNTGGYRNYVPDWEPQTWVTSQGSFDIYRNTTMPLSLSESFPPADGPTATEEGVPEEIRAQLLKGKA; from the coding sequence ATGATCACTCTGCTCTCACACCTGTCCTATGTCGCGCTGACGACCCCCGAGGTCGAGGCGTCGGTGGACTTCTACGTCAACCAGGTCGGCATGACCGTCGTCGGACGCGACGACCACGGCGTTTACCTGCGCTGCTGGGGCGACTACTACAGCTACAGCCTCGTCATCGTGGCCGGCGATGAGGTCTCCCTCGACTCGATGGCCTGGCGGACCACGAGCGCCGAGGCGCTGGACGCGGTCGTCGAGCGTGTCGAGGCGGCCGGCGCAGCCGGCGAGTGGTTCGACGCGTTCGGCATCGGGCGGGCATACCGTTTCGTCGGCCCCTGGGGCCACACCATGGTCCTGCACTGGGAGGCGACGCACCATCGCTACACCGGGGGCGATCTCGCCTCCACGTTCCCGGACCGTCCCCAGCGCCGCTCGAAGATCGCCGGAGCGCCACGGCAGCTGGACCACGTCACGATCTGCGCCAGCGATGTCGACGCGTTCGCGCAGTGGTACAGCGATGTGCTGGGCTTCCGGCTGATGGCGCGGACCGAGCTCGAGCAGGCGCCCATCTCCGTCTTCTCCGTGTTGACCACGAATGAGAAGTCCCATGACCTCGGCGTCGTCCTGGACGGTTCCACCCGAGCCGGGCGGGTCAACCACTTCGCGTTCTGGTACGACACGCGTGAGGAGATGCTGATCGCGGCGGACCTGCTCATGGAAAGCGGTGTGCACATCGAATACGGCCCCACCATCCACGGCATCGGAGAGCAGTCGTTCCTGTACTACCGTGACCCCTCGACGATGCGCGTCGAGCTGAACACCGGCGGCTACCGCAACTACGTCCCGGACTGGGAGCCGCAGACGTGGGTGACCTCGCAGGGCTCGTTCGACATCTACCGGAACACCACGATGCCGTTGTCCCTCAGCGAGTCCTTCCCGCCGGCCGACGGCCCGACCGCGACCGAGGAGGGCGTGCCCGAAGAGATCCGGGCCCAGCTGCTCAAGGGCAAGGCGTGA
- a CDS encoding cyclase family protein, protein MSEDPKDLNRADAPGEVFIRAEAYRNWGRWGEDDVLGTLNFIDEAKRVHAARLVTEGLSVSLAQSFDEDGPQRGWKKRNNPVHTMTGTGLDHERDPDANPHGIGGADDVIMMPLQCSTQWDGLGHIFDRGLAYNGRPAGAVVTTRGDLVTGIEHAAGVILSRGVLLDMGRHLRPDTGELEDGYAITVDDLTACIEAQGSSSQVARGDILLVRTGQLARARRDGWGEYAGGPAPGLSLTTAGWLHRSEIAAIATDTWGFEVRPNEFDESFQPLHQIVIPNMGLTVGEMWDLEEIGRLCAARGRYEFLLSAPPLPITGAVGSPINPIALL, encoded by the coding sequence CTGTCGGAGGACCCCAAGGATTTGAACCGTGCGGACGCCCCGGGCGAGGTGTTCATCCGCGCCGAGGCCTATCGGAACTGGGGTCGCTGGGGTGAGGACGACGTTCTGGGCACCCTCAACTTCATCGACGAGGCGAAGCGGGTGCACGCCGCACGTCTGGTCACCGAAGGGCTGAGCGTCTCGCTCGCCCAATCCTTCGACGAGGACGGCCCGCAGCGCGGTTGGAAGAAGCGCAACAACCCGGTGCACACCATGACCGGCACGGGGCTGGACCACGAGCGGGATCCGGACGCGAATCCGCACGGCATCGGCGGGGCAGACGACGTCATCATGATGCCGCTGCAGTGCTCGACGCAATGGGACGGGCTCGGGCACATCTTCGACCGGGGGCTGGCCTACAACGGCCGTCCGGCCGGCGCCGTCGTCACGACGCGAGGCGATCTCGTCACCGGCATCGAACACGCAGCCGGCGTGATCCTCTCCCGCGGTGTCCTGCTGGATATGGGCCGGCATCTGCGTCCGGACACCGGCGAGCTCGAAGACGGATACGCGATCACGGTCGACGACCTGACCGCCTGCATCGAGGCGCAGGGCTCCTCGTCACAGGTCGCCCGGGGCGACATCCTGCTCGTGCGCACCGGGCAGCTCGCCCGTGCTCGACGCGACGGCTGGGGAGAGTACGCCGGCGGGCCCGCGCCGGGGCTGTCCCTGACCACCGCCGGCTGGCTGCACCGCTCCGAGATCGCAGCGATCGCCACGGATACCTGGGGCTTCGAAGTGCGGCCGAACGAATTCGATGAGTCGTTCCAGCCGTTGCACCAGATCGTCATCCCCAACATGGGGCTGACGGTGGGGGAGATGTGGGATCTCGAGGAGATCGGCCGCCTCTGCGCCGCGCGGGGACGATACGAGTTCCTCCTCTCCGCGCCCCCGCTGCCCATCACAGGCGCCGTAGGGTCGCCGATCAACCCGATCGCGCTCCTCTGA
- a CDS encoding FAD-dependent oxidoreductase — translation MTAVQKVAVIGAGIAGLATAIRLADAGVAVDLIESQPELTALGSGISLQSNALQAFATLGVWDEAAAAGYAFDGLTLRAPGPDAPVIARRAEGAPDAEEPASAAEQRTAGGLPSAMGMPRPALARILLDRAEAAGVRTRFGIRVSGTQERGQLVAVFSGDVEVGEYDLVIGADGLHSAVRAGLGIEAGPEPTGMGIWRAFVSRPAEVQTTELYYGGPAYIAGYTPTGENSMYAFLVFDAEKHFDMSAPDAARFMVERSRAYGGPWDAIRADLEAGAAAVNYTWFTQHVLPAPWNRGRVVLIGDAAHSCPPTIAQGAAQSLEDALVLTELLVTRAAVDAELWDEFHRRRVARATAVVDASVQLAEWQRDGQDHSADMPRLIGELAQRLAERV, via the coding sequence GTGACAGCAGTACAGAAGGTCGCCGTCATCGGCGCAGGCATCGCCGGGTTGGCGACCGCGATCCGACTCGCCGACGCCGGCGTGGCGGTGGACCTGATCGAATCGCAGCCCGAACTGACGGCTCTGGGGTCGGGCATCTCGCTGCAGAGCAACGCGCTGCAGGCGTTCGCGACGCTGGGGGTCTGGGACGAGGCCGCGGCGGCAGGCTACGCCTTCGACGGTCTCACGCTGCGCGCGCCCGGTCCCGATGCGCCCGTGATCGCACGCCGAGCCGAGGGAGCCCCGGACGCTGAGGAGCCTGCCTCCGCAGCCGAGCAGCGCACAGCGGGAGGGCTCCCCTCGGCGATGGGCATGCCCCGCCCGGCGCTGGCGCGCATTCTGCTCGATCGGGCAGAGGCGGCAGGTGTTCGCACGCGGTTCGGCATCCGTGTGAGCGGCACGCAAGAACGGGGTCAGCTCGTCGCGGTGTTCTCCGGTGACGTCGAGGTCGGTGAGTACGACCTCGTGATCGGCGCGGACGGGCTGCACTCCGCCGTCCGCGCGGGCCTGGGAATCGAAGCCGGACCCGAGCCGACCGGCATGGGGATCTGGCGGGCCTTCGTCTCGCGGCCCGCGGAGGTGCAGACGACAGAGCTGTACTACGGCGGACCGGCCTACATCGCCGGCTACACGCCGACGGGCGAGAACTCCATGTACGCGTTCCTGGTCTTCGACGCGGAGAAGCACTTCGACATGTCCGCCCCGGATGCGGCCCGTTTCATGGTGGAACGCTCCCGCGCTTACGGCGGTCCGTGGGACGCCATCCGCGCTGATCTGGAGGCCGGCGCCGCGGCGGTGAACTACACCTGGTTCACCCAGCACGTCCTCCCGGCGCCGTGGAACAGAGGGCGGGTCGTGCTGATCGGTGACGCGGCCCACTCCTGCCCGCCGACGATCGCGCAGGGGGCGGCGCAATCACTCGAGGACGCACTGGTCCTCACGGAGCTGCTCGTCACGCGCGCCGCTGTCGACGCTGAGCTGTGGGACGAGTTCCACCGCCGGCGGGTCGCACGGGCGACTGCCGTCGTCGACGCGTCCGTGCAGCTCGCCGAGTGGCAGCGCGACGGCCAGGACCATTCCGCGGACATGCCCAGGCTGATCGGGGAGCTCGCCCAGCGACTCGCCGAACGCGTCTGA
- a CDS encoding fumarylacetoacetate hydrolase family protein: MKIARWTHGETLGEGFVIEDQVVAFPDGQTVADVLRGGLRRAHDLYAAGDLSAGRPLRDVALLPPLVPASVRDFAVFEEHVEGMSADADGLSHVPEQWYRAPTFYFTNPHAIYGTEAVIRPPATVRLDYELEVAAVLGGDPGEDLDPVAAQERIFGYVIMNDWSARDLQSQEMNVRLGPAKGKDFATSLGPWIVTADEVADRVDADGFLALRAEVYVNGRLLGADLLSNMAWTFAELVSYSSRASRVLSGDVLGSGTVGNGGCLGELWGLAGGALTPPPLAEGDVVTMRVERLGELNGTVGPARAHPHLLPTARARPKPRARTFAGPSA, translated from the coding sequence ATGAAGATCGCGCGATGGACGCACGGCGAGACCCTGGGCGAGGGCTTCGTCATCGAAGATCAGGTCGTCGCCTTCCCGGACGGACAGACGGTGGCGGACGTGCTCCGTGGCGGACTGCGACGAGCACACGACCTGTACGCAGCGGGCGATCTCAGCGCCGGCCGACCGCTGCGGGACGTCGCGCTGCTGCCGCCCCTCGTGCCGGCATCCGTGCGTGACTTCGCCGTCTTCGAAGAGCATGTGGAGGGGATGAGTGCGGATGCCGACGGCCTCAGCCATGTGCCGGAGCAGTGGTATCGCGCTCCGACGTTCTACTTCACCAACCCGCACGCCATCTACGGCACCGAAGCGGTAATCCGGCCTCCTGCCACCGTCCGACTCGATTACGAGTTGGAAGTCGCCGCGGTGCTGGGTGGCGACCCGGGGGAGGACCTCGATCCGGTCGCAGCCCAGGAGCGGATCTTCGGCTACGTGATCATGAATGACTGGTCTGCGCGCGATCTGCAGTCCCAGGAGATGAACGTGCGGCTCGGGCCGGCCAAGGGCAAGGATTTCGCCACGTCCCTCGGACCATGGATCGTCACCGCGGACGAAGTGGCCGATCGCGTCGACGCCGATGGCTTCCTCGCCCTGCGCGCTGAGGTCTACGTGAACGGCCGGCTCCTCGGAGCGGACCTTCTCTCCAACATGGCCTGGACGTTTGCCGAACTCGTCTCCTATTCATCGCGGGCATCGCGTGTTCTCTCGGGTGACGTGCTGGGCTCCGGAACAGTGGGCAACGGCGGATGCCTCGGCGAGCTGTGGGGACTCGCCGGCGGCGCACTCACGCCGCCTCCGCTGGCAGAGGGGGACGTTGTCACAATGCGAGTGGAGCGACTCGGAGAGTTGAACGGCACCGTCGGGCCCGCGCGTGCGCACCCGCACCTGCTGCCGACCGCACGAGCGCGGCCGAAGCCCCGCGCGCGCACATTCGCCGGGCCATCGGCGTAG